One Prunus dulcis chromosome 8, ALMONDv2, whole genome shotgun sequence DNA window includes the following coding sequences:
- the LOC117638506 gene encoding abscisate beta-glucosyltransferase-like produces the protein MDSQAEPKLEIFFFPYILGGHLIPMIDLARLFASHGVKATIVTTPHNVLLFQSPILRDQKLGYDIGFHTLNFRSEEFGLPNGCENELTTTNGDMFIKLFMAAMKLQDPLGKLLCETRPDCLVSDRLYPWTADVTDGLGIPRIVFDGSGCFSHCVEESLRRYTPHERVLSETEAFVVPGLPNKIELKRSMLPDYVKAENGFTLFLNEALEGEIKSYGIVVNSFYELEQAYADYFQKEMKRKTWHIGPVSLHNRSNIDKVERGIKTSIDEHSCLNWLDSREPNSVLYISFGSMPRITSAQLLEIAHGLEASNHPFIWVIGRILDYSSREKQQVESVLLPVGFEERVTKSKGGLIIRGWAPQLLILEHPAVGAYMNHCGWNSIIEGVTAGVPMITWPFSSEQFYNERFILNVIRVGISMGNEHWVPLTELPRVTIKSEKVAKVVKRLMGSEEAEVLGMRKRAAEYRDKAMRAFEEGGSSYANVDAFIAELKSRRKNQNGHL, from the coding sequence ATGGATTCACAAGCTGAACCcaaacttgaaattttctttttcccataCATTCTTGGTGGTCACTTGATCCCCATGATAGATTTAGCCAGACTCTTTGCATCTCATGGAGTGAAGGCCACCATTGTCACAACCCCTCACAATGTCCTCCTCTTTCAAAGCCCCATCCTTAGAGACCAAAAATTAGGCTACGATATTGGCTTCCACACTCTAAATTTCCGATCAGAAGAGTTTGGCCTACCAAATGGTTGTGAAAATGAGCTCACAACCACTAATGGTGACATGTTCATCAAGCTCTTCATGGCTGCTATGAAGCTTCAAGACCCTCTTGGGAAGCTCCTTTGTGAGACCAGACCAGACTGTCTCGTCTCCGACAGGCTTTATCCTTGGACAGCAGATGTCACTGATGGGCTTGGCATTCCGCGGATTGTGTTCGATGGGAGTGGTTGCTTCTCTCATTGCGTGGAAGAGAGCCTCAGACGCTACACACCGCATGAGAGAGTTTTATCTGAAACAGAGGCTTTTGTTGTGCCAGGCCTGCCCAACAAGATTGAGCTGAAGAGGTCAATGCTGCCAGATTATGTCAAAGCTGAAAATGGCTTCACTCTGTTCCTCAATGAGGCTCTGGAGGGTGAGATTAAAAGCTATGGGATTGTGGTCAACAGCTTCTATGAGTTGGAACAAGCTTATGCTGATTATTTTCAAAAGGAGATGAAGAGAAAAACATGGCACATAGGGCCAGTCTCATTGCACAACAGAAGCAACATTGACAAAGTTGAAAGAGGTATTAAAACCTCCATTGATGAGCACAGTTGTTTGAATTGGCTTGATTCTAGAGAACCCAACTCTGTTCTTTACATCAGCTTTGGAAGCATGCCAAGGATCACTTCAGCTCAGCTCTTGGAGATTGCTCATGGGCTTGAAGCCTCCAACCACCCTTTCATTTGGGTGATTGGGAGAATTTTAGATTATTCATCCAGAGAGAAGCAACAAGTAGAAAGTGTTCTGCTTCCTGTTGGGTTTGAAGAAAGAGttacaaaatcaaaaggaGGGCTCATAATCAGAGGCTGGGCTCCTCAGCTTCTGATTCTAGAACATCCAGCAGTTGGGGCTTATATGAACCATTGTGGATGGAACTCAATCATTGAAGGTGTCACAGCTGGTGTGCCTATGATCACATGGCCTTTCTCCTCTGAGCAATTTTACAATGAGAGATTCATTCTCAATGTCATAAGGGTAGGGATTTCAATGGGAAATGAGCACTGGGTTCCATTGACGGAGCTGCCTAGAGTGACCATCAAGAGTGAGAAAGTAGCCAAAGTTGTGAAAAGACTAATGGGCAGTGAAGAAGCTGAAGTTCTGGGCATGAGAAAGAGAGCAGCTGAGTATAGAGACAAAGCCATGAGAGCTTTTGAAGAAGGTGGCTCTTCTTATGCAAATGTTGATGCTTTCATAGCTGAGCTCAAGTCTCGCCGGAAAAATCAAAATGGTCATCTGTAA